In the Pseudomonadota bacterium genome, GCGAGGAGCTTTCCCTGGGGGCTTGTGATGAGGGCGACGCTGCCGAGGTGGTCGGTGTGGTAGTGGATGGCCTCGCTCGGTGGCTCGCTCGGGCCGCCGAAGCAGGAGCTTGTGGTGGCGGCGAGCAGCAGGGCGAGGGCGAGGGATAGGGCGCCCTGTGCGAAGCGAGCGGGGCGCAAAGGCTTCGGCCAGCCGCGCGGTAGCCGGATGTGCCGGCGGAGCTGCGCGATCCACGCGCAAGAGCCGAGCACGATGGCGAGGGCAGCGAGCGGCCATGCGGGCCAGCGTGCCGTGCGCTCGGGTGCTGCCGCGGTGAGCTGCACGGGTGTGTCGCCGCCGAAGCGGGCGATGCGGCGGCCGCCTGCGATCACGTAGTCGATGAGCTCGCCGTTGCGCTCTTCGCTCAGGGGGTCGAGGTAGAGGGTGCGCTGCCCGGGCCCCTCCTTGACGATGCGGCGGCCGGTGTAGTCGTAGCGGTAGCGGATCTGGGTGCCGGTTGCGGTAGCGACTTCGACGAGGCGGCCCTTGGGGTCGAAGCGTTGCTGGGTTTGGCCCCTGGTCGTGATGTGGCCTGCGGGGTCGTGCTGGATGGGGACCTCACCGGCTTGCACGAGGCGCTGTCGGGGGTCGTAGCGGTAGTCGCCGACGTCGCTCTTGAAAAGCAGGTCACCTGTGGGGCCATAGCGGTAGTGCCACTCTTGGCCTGCGCCGGGCGCTTGAGCGGAAGCGAGCTGGTAGAGGCTGTCGTAGTGAAAGAGGCGTGCGGCGCTGGGATGCTCGGGGCTCGGTGAAAGCTGGTCGTTGATCTCGAGCA is a window encoding:
- a CDS encoding RHS repeat protein; amino-acid sequence: MSHIPGVQRQAHYDARGLLLSEQRANHVTTSARYDVLQRLEALETHVDGAPAQTLGYRYDRVGNLLEINDQLSPSPEHPSAARLFHYDSLYQLASAQAPGAGQEWHYRYGPTGDLLFKSDVGDYRYDPRQRLVQAGEVPIQHDPAGHITTRGQTQQRFDPKGRLVEVATATGTQIRYRYDYTGRRIVKEGPGQRTLYLDPLSEERNGELIDYVIAGGRRIARFGGDTPVQLTAAAPERTARWPAWPLAALAIVLGSCAWIAQLRRHIRLPRGWPKPLRPARFAQGALSLALALLLAATTSSCFGGPSEPPSEAIHYHTDHLGSVALITSPQGKLLA